A section of the Candidatus Methylomirabilis tolerans genome encodes:
- a CDS encoding TonB-dependent receptor — MKQRERQRTCRRTAALVGVATLLTWGAVAHAEEEKTTDEVTTLKEVVVRSTTINDVFVPLNASVIDAPKLQVLAPATSDTASLLRDIPGVSLYGGGGISSLPVIHGMADDRLRIKVDGMDLMSACPNHMTPPLSYIDPSNVGTLMAFAGITPVSVGGDSIGGTILLESSAPVFAAPGQAPLLTGHLSSFYRSNNKARGGDYSATFATDIFSATYNGSVVHADNYTAGGNFKPAGPAAVDKPGNILDGDEVGSSSYKAENHNLAFALKQGNHLFEGKFGYQYIPEQGFPNQRMDIISNTEWRQNLRYLGQFGWGSLEARAYHETVRHDMDFGDDKQFQYGIAPGMPMNSDSRNLGGVLKANIDVTTDHTVRLGGEYQYYRLHDWWPSSPRTLPPGVMMGGMAPNTFQNIDDGTRERKAVFAEWETRLHPQWLTLLGARYERVEMDADDVHGYNDTMYGFAADVFNARNHDRNDNNWDLTALARFTPTAMLSLEFGYAHKMRSPNLYERYTWSTNGMAMVMNNFKGDGNGYVGNLDLDPEKAHTLSGTVDWHAADRTWGFKVTPYYTHVTDYIDAKRCCGGQANETAVNKFVLLQYVNQTARLWGVDVSTHMPLAKLNGVGEFNLTGLFNYTNGKNRTTGDDLYNIMPLNGKLALTHKLGGFDSAVEMVMAKGKNNISDVRNEIKTSGYILANLRAGYNWKSMRLDFGIDNLLDKYYSLPLGGAYTGQGMTMGLNSIPWGTAVPGMGRSYNTRLTYRF; from the coding sequence ATGAAACAACGCGAGCGTCAGCGCACGTGCAGACGTACAGCGGCCCTTGTGGGGGTGGCCACACTGCTCACATGGGGTGCCGTGGCCCACGCAGAGGAAGAAAAGACAACAGATGAGGTGACAACACTCAAGGAGGTCGTCGTCAGGTCTACCACCATCAACGACGTCTTTGTGCCGTTGAACGCATCGGTCATCGATGCGCCAAAGTTGCAGGTGCTGGCGCCGGCCACCAGCGACACGGCCAGTCTTCTGCGAGACATCCCTGGCGTCAGCCTCTACGGCGGCGGCGGCATCTCCAGCCTGCCGGTGATTCACGGCATGGCAGACGACCGCCTGCGTATCAAGGTCGACGGCATGGATTTGATGTCCGCATGCCCTAACCACATGACCCCGCCGCTGTCCTATATCGACCCATCCAACGTGGGGACCCTGATGGCGTTCGCCGGCATCACGCCCGTCAGCGTCGGCGGGGACAGCATCGGGGGTACAATTCTGCTGGAGTCCTCGGCGCCGGTGTTCGCCGCCCCCGGCCAGGCCCCTCTGCTCACAGGCCATCTCAGCTCGTTTTATCGCAGCAATAACAAAGCGCGAGGTGGCGACTATTCGGCCACCTTCGCAACCGACATCTTCAGCGCGACCTACAACGGATCGGTGGTCCATGCCGACAACTACACGGCAGGCGGGAACTTCAAGCCAGCCGGTCCTGCTGCTGTCGACAAGCCGGGGAATATTCTTGACGGCGATGAAGTTGGCTCCAGCTCGTATAAGGCCGAAAACCACAACTTGGCCTTCGCGCTAAAACAAGGCAACCATCTGTTCGAAGGAAAATTCGGTTACCAGTATATCCCGGAGCAGGGTTTCCCCAATCAGCGCATGGACATTATCAGCAATACCGAGTGGCGGCAGAACCTGCGCTATCTTGGCCAGTTTGGGTGGGGCTCGCTGGAAGCCCGCGCCTATCATGAAACGGTCCGGCACGATATGGATTTCGGCGACGATAAACAATTTCAATATGGCATAGCGCCAGGGATGCCGATGAACTCCGACAGCAGAAACCTTGGCGGCGTCCTCAAGGCCAACATTGATGTCACCACAGACCATACGGTCCGACTCGGCGGCGAGTATCAGTATTATCGGCTGCACGACTGGTGGCCGTCGTCCCCCCGCACGTTGCCACCCGGCGTCATGATGGGGGGCATGGCGCCGAATACGTTTCAGAATATCGACGACGGCACGCGCGAGCGCAAGGCGGTGTTTGCCGAATGGGAGACGCGCCTACATCCGCAATGGCTGACGCTGCTGGGCGCCCGGTATGAGCGGGTCGAGATGGATGCCGACGACGTACACGGCTACAACGATACGATGTATGGGTTTGCAGCAGACGTCTTCAATGCCCGCAATCACGACCGCAACGACAACAACTGGGATCTTACCGCGCTTGCCCGCTTTACCCCGACGGCGATGCTCAGCCTCGAATTCGGCTACGCGCATAAGATGCGCTCGCCGAATCTCTATGAGCGGTACACCTGGTCGACAAATGGCATGGCGATGGTCATGAATAATTTCAAGGGCGACGGAAACGGCTATGTCGGCAATCTGGATCTGGATCCGGAAAAAGCGCACACCCTGAGCGGTACCGTCGACTGGCATGCCGCGGATCGTACCTGGGGGTTCAAGGTCACGCCGTACTACACCCATGTCACCGACTACATCGACGCGAAACGCTGCTGCGGCGGTCAGGCAAATGAGACTGCTGTGAACAAGTTTGTTCTTCTCCAGTACGTCAACCAGACGGCCCGGCTCTGGGGTGTCGATGTCTCCACCCATATGCCGTTAGCAAAGCTGAACGGCGTGGGCGAATTCAACCTTACGGGACTGTTCAACTACACGAACGGCAAGAACCGCACCACGGGCGACGATCTCTACAACATCATGCCGCTGAACGGGAAGTTGGCGCTGACACATAAGCTTGGCGGATTCGACAGCGCCGTCGAGATGGTGATGGCCAAGGGCAAGAACAATATCTCCGATGTGCGGAATGAAATCAAGACGTCGGGTTATATTCTGGCCAATCTGCGCGCCGGCTATAACTGGAAGTCGATGCGGCTCGATTTCGGCATCGATAACCTGCTCGACAAATATTACTCCTTGCCGCTC